A genomic window from Chrysoperla carnea chromosome 3, inChrCarn1.1, whole genome shotgun sequence includes:
- the LOC123296348 gene encoding uncharacterized protein LOC123296348, with the protein MKVKKEDFTDFPSKIHNKIKETDEEIDKILKTESAITNSVSEKTVTATEDESTDDFDESVSSGSSRIACIPASSDNILARRERAAFNYVLPFILKAQTYRIILFSIITAILAALEFHFTEKQDILGNDEIEIIYQPSKALAGIFSTIGFLLAVLTQKPYLGLPYVSVMLFISTTNYFELIKMILFRYGNGLNLSLVNLVWLVFFFSTDLSLVFTASKILYYEWITRCMKSCNQKLYELDDFCKKNKLNF; encoded by the exons ATGAAAGTGAAAAAAGAAGATTTTACCGATTTTCCaagtaaaattcataataaaattaag gaaaccGACgaagaaattgataaaatattaaaaacggaATCAGCTATTACAAATTCAGTCTCTGAGAAAACCGTTACAGCCACTGAGGATGAATCAACCGATGATTTTGATGAATCTGTTTCATCGGGAAGTAGTCGTATTGCATGTATTCCAGCTAGTTCCGATAATATTTTAGCTCGACGTGAGCGTGCAGCTTTTAATTATGTTCTACCCTTCATTTTAAAAGCACAGACCTATCGTATTATCTTATTCTCAATCATCACAGCGATTTTAGCTGCGTTAGAATTTCATTTTACTGAAAAACAAGATATACTTGGTAACGATGAAATTGAGATAATTTATCAACCGAGTAAAGCTTTAGCTggaattttttcaacaattggTTTTCTATTAGCGGTTTTAACACAAAAACCGTATTTAGGTTTACCATATGTTTCAGTTATGCTCTTTATTTCCACAACGAATTATttcgaattaattaaaatgatactTTTCCGATACGGTAACGGTTTAAATTTATCGTTAGTGAATTTAGTATGGTTAGTGTTCTTTTTCTCAACTGATTTATCGTTAGTTTTTActgcatcgaaaattttatattacgaaTGGATTACACGATGCATGAAATCatgtaatcaaaaattatatgaattggATGATTTTTGTAagaagaataaattaaatttttag